In a genomic window of Veillonellaceae bacterium:
- a CDS encoding biopolymer transporter ExbD, translating into MKLSAYRQKPQPQIMIIPMIDIIFFLLVFYMMSTLYMSEQRNLHVQLPQAQHAAVQKVENTVITISENDEIYINEEKIGLDNLVNRLRQYPDIKQIKITVNADKNARHGTVIQVLDKLQEAGAGKVSFGTSAAGRQ; encoded by the coding sequence ATGAAACTATCAGCTTACCGGCAAAAACCGCAGCCCCAAATTATGATCATACCGATGATCGATATAATTTTTTTCTTATTGGTCTTTTATATGATGAGCACGCTATATATGTCTGAACAACGAAATCTCCATGTCCAGCTGCCGCAAGCCCAGCATGCAGCAGTGCAAAAGGTTGAGAATACTGTCATAACCATATCAGAAAACGATGAAATTTATATAAACGAGGAAAAGATAGGTCTGGATAACTTAGTAAATCGCCTTAGACAGTATCCTGATATTAAGCAAATAAAAATTACCGTAAATGCTGATAAGAATGCCCGCCATGGTACTGTTATTCAAGTTCTTGATAAATTGCAGGAAGCCGGGGCCGGCAAAGTCAGTTTTGGTACGTCAGCTGCCGGGAG